DNA from Rhipicephalus sanguineus isolate Rsan-2018 chromosome 11, BIME_Rsan_1.4, whole genome shotgun sequence:
CGATATGGGAAATGCCTTCTTTGAAACGGCAACATTAGTTGACATTTGGCTGAAACTGCCTTCCCCCCTTTCTCCGTTATATCTTTCTTCGCTGTCTCGGCCCTTGCAGGACCAAGTTTCGTGACCAGCAGCCCGCTAGtttaggtgagtttgagacccctgccgtATGCCATGGCAACATTAATTAGCATGACGAAAATGCAAAAATAAACTATGTGGTCTTTATGTCGTATTTCCCACTGAGCTTATGACGCTCTATTGTCTGCCCCAACTCACGCAACTATGCACTCGTTAGAATTTGAAACAACACTCTTTTTGTAATGAACTAGCTTGCTTCTCCACAGTGCGAATTTGCGGTGCAGCAAAGCAACGATAATAAGCAAAGGCCAGCTGAAATCACCCACAAGGACGAAGGAAAGACAACAACAATTTGTCATCTTTCTTCTGTTCTCGTTTGTGCTTTCTCCTTGAAATCCTCCTCACTGTGCGCAACCAACGAGCTCAGGCAAATGCTATTTTCACGCACCGATAACGCATGTCAGTCATATCAGGTGCATGGATAGGCCAATGACACAGACAAATTCGAAAATACTTCGGGGCAGCCAACTATCAAAGGAGCATTCACGGAAAAAACCTtgaatcttgtttttttttctgttgcagtaAGTAGCTAATGACacacttatcatggctggaaaccTCGTTTGCTCAAGCGCAAGATGGTCAATTATTTGGAGACATCTTTAAGTGCCCagtcacagtttcggtttcagagagcgccatGAGAGGCGGGACTCAGGGTGACCTTTCTGTAAACACGTATGGCCACGtgaacgcacaaaaaaaaattggccgcgtatctgcgtgcttcgctgcaaatgtcgtcgaaagacgatagtcttctgccagctgtactacatgagtcctggtctcatccacggccacccgtgatgctgttcccagggccactgccaggttgCAGCACCATATCATCAgaagagggctttttcgtgcatagcatcgcattttcagcacaacctaagaaacactagggtcttcagaattacgtatctatgtattttctaggtAAAGGAATACGCCACCTAGTACTTAtgtattgatgctgtgcctcagatatgcgtaatatttgcttttagatcgacaatgttcacaggtatgaacgcagctaccagttcaagatggctgggcgtccagcaagtgcttaaactttggccgggtggctgaatcatgtgacagacagaaagacagacagaccaaaatttctagcGTTCATGTATCCCAAGaaacactatcgtctttaaaagtgacGCACACTGCTTGCAGCAATGCGTGCAAGTGAGCACCTCAATGACAACTGCAGGAGAGAGCACATGCAAGGAGcacggcagccaacacaaactcgcgACTCGTGTGACGTTGGTTATTTACACTAAAACCAAATTGACGTAGGTGTTGCGAGGTGCTCCGTTTCGCACTCACTTGCACGGCATACAATTTAAAATTGATCTTGAATATGTTCTAGGCTGTATTAATTGAGAAAACACAATGCCGATCCAGTTGGTGACACATTGTTACTTAAAACATTCCAGCGCCCCTTTTGACAAGGACGGGACAAAGAAGTGCACCCCGTCCTGTCAGCGTCCATCCTGTCACGCACTTCTTTCTCCTGTCCTCATCAAAAGTAGCACTGGAATATTTTAAAGTGAGGCTGTTGATATTTTGTACACAAGGTGTGTGCATTGACACAAATTTATCTCGTAACTTATCTTGAATTCAAAATTTTGTGTCCATACTCCTTCAAAAAGCATTCAAGAAGTTGGGCACAGTTATTCCCAGGCCCAATGGTACTTGCTGAAGCATTGACGGGACTGCTGAGAAGTCAAATCATCGATTCGCAAGCTGCGGTTCCAGAACTTAAAAGCTGGAGGGACAATATGatttgttcttgcttttttttcttttttagtgaaaCTTTGGCAATGTCTCATGAGATGTTGCAGCAACGAGAAGGGGCACACTTTTATGCGTGATTTCAACTTGGCGCATTTCACACTTTTCCTTGCTTACAATATAGATTAGTTGCATGTTCGCACCGTGTTTTGTAGTACTCTTTTGTCCTTGACGTATGCAAGGTTTACGTAGTCCTTTCGATATGCACATTGGCACTGTCTGAGTTAATCAAAAACTGTTTTCTAAGGTGTCTGATACTTCAGCTGCTTCTAAGCAAAGCCCGTGGGGCTAGTGCAAATGGCGGTACTGCTGCCCAGTTGCTTCAGTCACAATGTCTGAATTATCAAATAGCAAATGTAGTACATATTATTGAACCCATTAGTACCAGTGAAGCACTCGACCATTCCAGGCCGTAGTCCCAACACTGCAAGGATGGCATATCGTGCCCTTGTTCCAGGCACATGTACAAAACTCACATGCCTCGAGATGAAACAGGAGAGCGGACCGATCTCCTCTGGCACTGTCTGAGTTAATCAAAAAATATTCTCTAAGGTGTCTGATACTTCAGCTGCTTCTAAGCAAAGCCCGTGGGGCTAGTGCAAATGGCGGTACTGCTGCCCAGTTGCTTCAGTCACAATGTCTGAATTATCAAATAGCAAATGTAGTACATATTATTGAACCCattacagtatagaccgcttatagcgtaagtcgccggagtcgcgaatatccgcactataagcggtaccgcactataaccaaaacaaacttcttcaaaggctgcacttgcgcaaaacgtgttgggcatgtagcctcgcgtgtccgataatcgacatatgcgatttggggcgcttacaaccacttaaatctccgaatgttcaaaaattaaccgccaagacccgcattgccaacgaaatgaacacgggggaaaaaagcaaacaaaacaaagtgccatcgcggaaattctccgactacgtttcaggccacctcgaggtatgcgcattacacagaaaccagaatcgcgaccgaaatttcacgtgctgagcggtaccgatcgttcgatttcacgggcgcgcacgcgatgtccaagacattgcaatcgaatccggaaccaccattcgagagttgcatgtgccaaccatgccctcgtttgcattaacgatatgattcccttcccttcaagtgcagccatcacaaaaagtatcgttgattccgcaccaaaccgcaacttttatcgcccgtgaccgctaccgaaaagcaaccaacgctgattaggcctagcctgcggttcagcatgttgtcgcgggaagtttgtctaagacaacatgaagatcggacgtcgaaaagatcgcactcaaacactaacccaagaacagcgcgcgtgatacgaagtttgtgttcgcggccgggagatcaacggcgacaaaagcccgccaagctcgtttaagtccgcgcactggcagaaaaggcgaaagctcgcgtcatgaagccgcaaaacttttcaatttgcggacgaggtagcaaacgcgatatctttagcaagtgtgataacgacgacgcttttcccgacaggaaacttactttaaagcgcacttgatgaggacgcgatcgtacgttccacgcggaacgcgctgccggcaagcggccgcggagccttgccgcctcgccaccgccggtgcaaaggctactccgtcgcctaggcaaccaccaccCTTCCCCACttggcgagcccgcacagcgctgccgcggtctttttccttcctccgcccctcgttcgttcactgtgcgtgccgtCGCCCTTcgcaacgacctcgtcgctccctccccagcggcgtacctcctttgagaaccgcactcgttaCCGCGTttctcagaaatattttcccgccaccgcattataaacggtatttcatcttgggggactgcacaataagcggtatgcgtatacatgcggttctatgggagggtaaacgggagtcgaaaaagaccgcactataaccggtcctgcactatatgcggttacgttataagtggtctgcactgtagtaCCAGTGAAGCACTCGACCATTCCAGGCCGTAGTCCCAACACTGCAAGGATGGCATATCGTGCCCTTGTTCCAGGCACATGTACAAAAGAGGTCAACTCACATGCCTCGAGATGAAACAGGAGAGCGGACCGATCTCGGTGAACAGGCCAACCTAAAAAGAACATCGAACACTGTGTTCAGAACACAGCACATTAATGTGGTAACAACACTAACCACACATAAGCCCCACTAGTTACAGACTTTTAGTTCCATTGAAGAAAATGAGCTCTTGGAATCATTACACGCACCAATACATCACCCCAGCCAACTTCAATTTCAGACTTCCCACATTTTTTTGCAATATCACTTTGCATTAGTGCTGCATCCAGCTACATTCACTAATTTCCATGACATCAAGCAATTTTTTTCTGTTGAATTTACCATACAAATGTACGTTTGTGCTGCTGGTTTTGGTTAGAAAACTTGAACGTTATGGCAACTTTTATCGGAGATTCAGACAACAATCCTGAGTCACAAAAATTCTTGTGTCGACGTCATTTgggtgtgagcgaaaaatcgaaatagatgcaaataaataaataataaaaatcttggaGCTAAagtggaaatcgaacccaggccttctgcgtaaCCATCAGGTGTTTTACCACATAGCTAtgctagtgcttgaaactgcttcgggaagGAGCACTATACAGGCGTCGTGTAGTGCGAAGAGTCCCGTTAACACACACAGTTTTGTGTGGCAGAAGGGTAGAATTTCATAAGGCAACAAGAGAAGACCTCTTGTCGATAAAACATTATTACAGTAGTGCCAACATGTGAATAGCGAAATCCGACAGGGCTGCGTCTTGCATAATGAGCTCAAATGCCAAACTTTTATATCATATTTCAAAGGAAGCTTTGTTTGAAATGTCCATCAGATTTTGATGCTGTGAATGGTTTAAAGCATAGGTTACCTTTCTTGTGTCAATGTGTTTACTGAAGAATTTAAATTTAAGGTTGCTTTTCCTTGTAGTGTCCAACTGGTTTAGACAAGGCAGTCGTATTGTGGAAAGAGTGATGCAGTCGGTAAGTAGGaaggtgcaaagagagagagTAATGGCTTCTGCAATAGTTGCACGAGCAGTGACATCATAGGCTGAGGAGATTGTGCAGTGCTGATTGGTTACCACAAACAGATTGTATAATCAGGCCACATCAGCAGGGTAGATTCGAGTTTCAATTACAGTGGCCTTTACTGAATGTCGAGTCTACATAActgctgttctttctttagcaACAAATAAAATACTCGCACACAGAAAGTAGACTTGGTACCTTTGAACTTCTagttcttacaaaaaaaaaacggagagaagTTAGGGAGATTAACGAAAAAATATCTGCGTTTTTCAGAGAGGTTGTTGGATCACAGCTTAAAGCAAGGTTTTGCTGCGACTCATCAACTAGGTCGAAATTGATATGCACATTAACACAAATGTCGTGATCCTGAACTGATATCGTATTGACACATGGAGTTGGTGCATATAAAATAAACTGTGTAACAGCAGTGTGCCTAATTTCTTGATCGTTTCTTCGTGTGTCTGGCTCTCAGCCACGATAGCACTGCAAAGCACAAGATACAAACAATGCCACAGGAACAAATCATTCTGTTAGTATATTGCAATAACAGAATGCACGATGCACGCAGAGAACACCAAACTCCTGAAATCCTCTATCACATGTCACTAAGGCAGTGGCATACCTTGTTGACTTGCGTGACTACGGCGTCCAGCACTTCTCCCTTGAAGGGCCTGAAGACGATGGCCCTGTACCGGACGGGATACACGACAAATCCCCTGCCAGGCTGAATCAGGCCTCCACCAATGTTGTCGATGGTGGTCACGGCCACGACGAAGCCATACCTGCCGCCACATCATAATGCGGAGTTAGCGAAGATTTCTCGCGCTTCAAATTTCAAAATAAGGATTGAATCATTCTTGCATTGAACTTGAAAATCTCTTACAAAGACACATTTCTGTTCAAATGTGAGGTATAACGGTGCTTATTGAAGTCTGCACAGAAAAAAAACCTAGGCAAGTAGTAAAAACAATTGTTTCAAAGAGCTACACTGTTGGTGAGCAAACACTTCAAGTGACAAAtctttttgggacgttaaaccccagatattattattaagtgacAAATCTTGATCAATTCATATCTCCCACATGAAAAGATGGTGTAAGGAGGAGCAAGGTTTCTTTAAAAGGGCACTTTTCGAAGTCAAGATTGGTTCAACATCTGCACTCTGCATCGGTTAGGTCATCTTGGGAGATAGAGATTAATTCTATATCTACAATGCAGCATTCATGATGTAAGGCATCTGTGGATGCATAGGGTAAAAGAGTCAGTTAACAAGGCATCTGGTTGGTTAACAAGGAATATCGTCTCATAGCGCAAGATCACATCAGTTCAAACAGTAATCACACCGTCTCATCCTATGCTCACCAAAGACAGTGGCCCCGTACTGACCACGGTCTAAACACCAGGCAAACCCAACATAATGCTAATCTTTTAAGACGAGTGCAATGTACTCACAGAGTAGCTGACATGGAGGTGGTGTGTTTTGTACACCACACGCACCTATATACATATATGAAAGTTATTTTTAAGCAGAGCTAACTTATGGTGAAAGAAACTAAAGCGTGCAAACCGGGACACAAGAGGAGAGAATCAAACACAGTGCTTACGTTATCTCCTCATATGTTGTGCCCGCGTTTGTAGCTTCGCGTCCTTTCAGGAAAGGTCCCTGTCATTAAGcaaaattttttgtcattctcgCTTTGATAgggctcacacacacacacacacacacacacacacacacacacacacacacacacacacacacacacacacacacacacacacacacacacacacacacacacacacgcacgcacgcacgcacgcacgcacgcacacacacacaagcgcgcgttTTAGGTACAAAACATGCTTGCTTCCAACTGCAGCTAACTGATGTGTTTACTTGCGATGACCTGCGTGCTCAACACTCTAAGATCAAATAAAGATAGGCTTTGGTATGCTGATGTCGCTGAACATGTTCCACGAGCTGGGCACAATTCGCGCACTTGTGAAGCTTGTTCGCAGAATGGTCGCGTTCGCCTCTACACTACTCACTTCCCCGTGCAAGTTCCTTCCACTTCGGCGTACAGCTTCTGCTTCACCGTTTCGACGAGCTGGGGACCGAAGTACTTCGGATGCAGCAGGATTTCGTGGTCCAGGGATATCTGCAAAGACACCACAAGGAACGCAACAAAAAACAAACGATCAGCAGCACTTCGCGAGTCACAAACGCGACCACCGCGGCCTTCTTACGAGCCTGAAACCCGCCATTTACAAGTAACAAATATGAACTGGAGGCACCGCGGCTGTCATCATTCATCAGGCACCACACGAATACGATTTCCGACGCAAAACTCACGTGATAAAACATCTTGTCGCTGAAAACAACACGGTTGTCACGCGCTGGAAATTTTCTGCACGATGcaaagcggcagcagcagcagtcccTGATGACTACTGCGATTGGATAAATCAAACAACTAGAGCCCTCGGAGCTTCACGTTCCTTGCACACTTTGCACGATGCCGGTTCTTTATAGCACTAGCTGTTATTTCTGCTAAACTAATATTACATATGCACAGTAGCCTGCGACATTGGAACGACTGATAGTGTTGAAAAAAAAGACGATGTTGTTACTACAATTTCGGAGCCCAGCTGACGCTTGCAGTGCAAAAAACCATAGCCTTCAAGACATGTAACtattactaagaaaaaaaaatattgcattttgAGTTTTGACGGTTCAGACACCTTGAAACTAACGTTCCAGTTGTCCTTTAGTATCCTACAAAAATGTTTAAGTGTACTAAAAATGCTACATTCAATTTAGCGAGTAAAAATTGCATCACGGCCGCCACAATTTGACCACCACCCAGGCAGCGCGCTTTCATTAATTAAGTAAACGTCTATTTAAAGTTCCTACCGACTCTGTTGACTCTCTTTATTGGAGCCTTCAAATCATTATCTCTAAATTATCGGAGATATATAgtaacgaaaccgaaactgccgaAACACGGGTGCGCTTTCGGCGTCGCGGAAAATGAGCGAACGTCGACAACGCATAGCAGACGCCCCCGTCACGTTTCCGCTTGTTTGTTTTACCTTGAGTACAACCAAGCGGCACGCCCACGACACGAAGAGCCTACGCCCTTACGAAGCGGCGTAATATCGGACACCTAAAGCGTCGTTCGCGACACTAGCACGCCGATAGATCGGTACTACTCGGGAGACGTTACCGCGGCGCACACCTTTCGTCCGAGATCGCCGTCGAGAGTGCCAGGAAGCCATCTTCCGTGCAACCGCGTGGTTTCTGCCAACTTCTTTGCGCCCGTCTAAATCATGGAGGACAACGTGAAGCACATCCTCGAGCAAGCCGACGTTACCGGCGGTCTCCACTACAAGAATCCGGTGAGCTGTCCCAACGTTCAACTCATCTTCCCATTTCCGGAACTAATTCGTCCGTCCTTGCATTCACCTGCGCGCTTCCTCATCACGCATAGAAACGTAAGGAGTgctcaaaagttcccaggctggTATCCCATGTAATCATATGGCAGCGCGGCCTAGGAATTTTTGACCACCTCTGTATACGCACGCGCTTGCTTTAATTAAAAGaacaattgcaaaaaaaaaactgctcgtATTATTCCTGTTTGACGCATAGGTTAAAGCAGTCTTTTCCGGCAATTTTTCGCCAACGTGTGTACGTAGAAAAATTTATGAAAATCGCTCCAAATAAATACGTGTGTCCTGTTTGATCAAGGTAGTATGCCGATGAATAAGCGAATTAAATTTGTTGTGCGTTAACCAGCGCGTAAATAATCTGGAACGCGAAATTCTAGTTTGGCATCTACGAGCACGCTGTACCAATCGTACCCTTAGCACCAGGGCACAGCGATATCTCGATCACAAATCCGTGAATTATTTTGTGCGAAAAGCCCAGCCATTTGTTTAGTTTCGCAAGAACTTAAAAACCGCTATTTATGCCGGGAATGTTTGCAAGCTCTGTTCAGATAACGAGAGCCGAAGCTACCTTTTTATACGCTTATTATTTTTCGGTAAACCGTCAGTTGTCAAAGGCTGCTATAGTCGCTGTAGTTAACTGTGCCAGATCACCACGCCCCCTtcttatttacattttttttaatgcttcacGAACCAGGACGATCTATTTCGTTCggacttaaataaataaatagaatgaCTGGGCATTCGCTgtcattccgtttttttttcttcatttttttttttaaattcagcgAAGTATTTCCACATGACCGCCGCTCGCATGTGACTAAACGCAGCTGCAAAGCTATGCGACTACACTGGTCGGGCGCGCTCTCGCTAAAGCCCGTCCATCCGCGTTTGCTGGACAGAGGCTATATTTAGGCCATTTGACTGGCTAGACGGTGCCTAGCGTCTGCGCGCTTTATTTCAGGACTTCCGTTCGTGCTCGGAATTACTGAGAATGGAGCGGCGGAAAGGCGGGagacgctttaaaaaaaaaacgcacttctTTTTTGCGTAGCACGACTGGGGGTGCATTCCTTTCAGTCTAACAGGAATGCGTCGTGTGTTGCTGACACTCTCACACCACGGCTGTGCGTCACTCCCGGATTTTTCGTCGTGGGGGAGCTTATACTCGGACGGTTGCAAAGCAATGCCAGGCAAAACTTCCCTTGAAAAACTAGTTGGTTCCCACTTTAACTTTTGACGTGCTGCGCAAGCAGTTAGAAAGATCAGGAACAAAGAAATAGAGCGCAGACTACAAAATGTTTATTTCGCAAATCGAGAAGCCAGTATATGTATAGACGTGCATAACGCCATCCGTATATGCGCTCAAAAACCATCTTTTATCGGTGCTATCGCAACGTgtagaacaggggcgtagccagaaatttttttcgggaggggggggttcaaccatactttatgtatgttcgtgcgtgcgtttgtatgtgtgcgtgtatatatacgcaagcaaaactgaaaaatttcgggggggggggggggggggttcaaccccccccccccccttggctacgcccctagtgTAGAAACACCGTGAAACGTGCGCCACCGCTGTGTGAAAGCCCACAATTATTTTCCTGCACTATCGCAAGGTGCacaaactgggctagttggttgtgcatacttaaggttaacagcgctaaaaaacacacggcggacaggaaaaaggacgggaccagcgctgacttccaattgAAATTTTATTGACAAGAAGGCTCTTATATATATACCcgagtgaacagaaaaaaaaaaaaaaacggtgaaaaaaagcaggctcagtgatagttggTGTTCAGTGGTTTTGTATCTTTGCTTCTGTTATTCTTTttttcaccgttttttttttctgttgactCGGGTATATATACCCGAGTGTTAAGGAGTGTTATAAAACCCGAGTGTTATATACCCGAGATGTGTTAAGGACACTCGtcgcactacataacattcatatagtgtttttttttttcctcgaagcAATTTCGAgcccaggcgtggctctgtgatagcctttaacgctgtcgcgttaaaaggtTAAAGACCATAAATTGACATGCCCCATCTGTGCATGTACCGATGCGGATGCAGCTGTTTGAGGCATTTTACGTGTCGGTTtccacacaaagaaagaa
Protein-coding regions in this window:
- the LOC119373286 gene encoding DNA-directed RNA polymerase II subunit RPB7, translated to MFYHISLDHEILLHPKYFGPQLVETVKQKLYAEVEGTCTGKYGFVVAVTTIDNIGGGLIQPGRGFVVYPVRYRAIVFRPFKGEVLDAVVTQVNKVGLFTEIGPLSCFISRHSIPSDMQFDPNSNPPCYRTQDEDIIIQQDDEIRLKIVGTRVDASDIFAIGTLMDDYLGLS